From a region of the Vanrija pseudolonga chromosome 2, complete sequence genome:
- the unc-104_3 gene encoding Kinesin-like protein, whose translation MTSNSVAVFEGRVHGRGTVTPRFHYSWGILKTTAAAAATLWFGIMLEPPTRPFNPLTQPSTLVLTTTEEECAFTSPNHTTSLPHDTILPSLSLPPPRTLHHSVILLRALRAPYLFSCPGVTSKSSSELARGAKGLIRMEGHRTILEPPDHPSYWSAGSRDDDNYASQKTLYDDLGVDLLDHSFEGFNTCIFALQMGRPADGPDKGIIPLTTSELFNRVEQQSKKHANLSYSVEVSYMEIYNEKWVLSYGQRLTRLRVRDLLNPKNKGNLKVREHPSLGPYVEDLSKLVVENYNQMITLMDEGNKARTVASTNMNETSSRSHAVFTLILTQKRYDPDTKMTGEKVSKISLVDLAGSERQASTGATGTRLKEGANINKSLTTLGKVIAALAQASNTAAAGGKKKKEEFVPYRDSVLTWLLKESLGGNSKTAMIAAISPADYDETLSTLRYADAAKRIKTHAVVNEDPNAKLIRELKEELEVLRSRVSAGATNGEATYDPDIPPEKQIVTYKTKQGDIRTVTKLELQDQLEASEKLMDSLNLTWEEKLAETQKIHLEREKALEDLGITVEKDMVGVHAPQKFPSLVNLNEDPLMSECLIYQLKPGTTIAGSVDSGKAQVKLSGSHIAEEHCTFVNTDGEVTLEVVGDALTYVNGKRVPPSAPIKLHHGYRVILGDFHVFRFNDPAGVRAHRARMSGMWSNGVTEPGTPVRSDSPAQPVELMDWTAARREVADIESLGNEDLDKLFDDIVKVRTLRGRPDSRLDLTEIESRFMGSVAGDSVDVFANLRDWDHNGTASIAGHDLDNADKVTLVDGETGSRSDARSSMRLSDESSLEQQALTKQLRTLAQEVKRIRSQAAVARARGLSIPEVAAWSPREMVLARKAADQWKKLHNFGMAEEILRYAADIREANVIAKQMKKRISYNFVILDGLVASPTSALDDLGGIIEFDDVSDTCAATTGPRPAIYSWNLCRFQQQLARMRQVLAIKDRPNYSVHLSLGAPFGDSPTPSFSYIGSARAPLQLLAQQVSYSVTVPIFCAYTMEAIGSCRVHFKCSAPSSRSGVSTPESSGPIVQSFPFSHKFSFTVTIDTVKGLTSADFTEVHAQTRLSSLVGPAIASEDTFASLPVNLEQASVSHLALRRTLSVLVTSDMVAHFTSGYASVEFFARVRAPYLERLERFDVIKETPPAPPPAAGDLTPNGSDPERPLMRRAETEFVTAETHDILASVEILEMSHDGEYTATDVEDDLVQLHLGVQRQLAVTFTHASGRALRWSKVVHASAGDIRVVTSDGEPCRVSAADVNMQMASQATFLSDGTSRLTARGTWDSAAHHCIQLDRRTPAADHVVVRLTFMIEVEGVDEPIVLEIDLKTRVISRDARRSSIRLIWRPRPVSNVVSMFAVDLTPPLARTARELWRLDTAKKPVPGDNLLTGWRPRSIALVRDYVALTRVRRLIADVQTSRTVLELAGIVDATKSSEAVQQELLAKYLSLWQHEMDTRLEFDVERETDAEKEMSNRLRRLVPDLEPRLVPTVRHVTPNESIIKRGTLSLLKDSRKNRWEEAQAVLRPPYLHLHPDVTKRETQVINIADASVVASPDVEMLLGRRHAFTVYTQTNSYIVQAVSARELEEWITVIGKQQRRG comes from the exons ATGACCTCGAACTCTGTAGCGGTGTTTGAGGGGAGGGTGCAcggt CGAGGCACGGTTACCCCGCGTTTCCACTATAGCTGGGGTATTTTGAAGACgacagctgctgctgcagcaacCTTGTGGTTTGGGATTATGCTCGAGCCGCCAACTCGACCCTTCAACCCTCTCACTCAACCCTCAACCCTCGTGCTGACaacgaccgaggaggagtgTGCTTTCACGAGTCCCAACCACACCACCTCTCTCCCACACGACACCATCTTGCCTtctctctccctccctcctcctcgcactCTTCATCATTCGGTCATCTTGCTGAGAGCCCTCCGGGCTCCCTATCTCTTCTCATGTCCGGGGGTAACatcaaagtcgtcgtccg AGCTGGCTCGCGGAGCCAAGGGCCTCATCCGCATGGAAGGCCATCGGACCATCCTTGAGCCCCCAGATCACCCT TCATACTGGTCGGCTGGCTCGCGTGACGATGACAACTATGCGTCGCAGAAGACCCTGtacgacgacctcggcgttgacctcctcgaccacagTTTCGAGGGCTTCAACACGTGTATCTTTGCTT TGCAGATGGGCAGACCGGCAG ATGGGCCCGACAAGGGTATCATTCCGCTCACAACGTCGGAGCTCTTCaaccgcgtcgagcagcagtcGAAGAAGCACGCCAACCTCTCGTACTCGGTCGAGGTGTCTTACATGGAGATTTATAATGAGAAGTGGGTCCTAAGCTACGGCCAACGGCTAACGCGTCTCAGAGTGCGAGATCTGCTCAACCCGAAGAACAAGGGCAACCTCAAGGTTCGAGAACATCCCTCTTTGGGCCCCTATGTCGAAGACTTGAGCAAGCTGGTCGTGGAGAATTATAATCAAATGATCACCTTAATGGACGAGGGAAACAAG GCTCGAACAGTAGCATCAACCAACATGAACGAGACCTCTTCTCGTTCACATGCCGTGTTCACCCTGATT CTCACGCAGAAACGTTATGACCCCGATACCAAGATGACGGGCGAGAAGGTGTCCAAGATTTCGTTGGTCGACCTGGCGGGTAGCGAGAGGCAGGCGTCTACCGGCGCGACC GGGACACGACTGAAGGAGGGTGCGAACATCAACAAGTCACTCACCACCCTGGGCAAGGTCATTGCGGCTCTGGCACAGGCCAGCAACACGGCTGCGGCGGGTGgaaagaagaagaaggaggagttTGTGCCCTACCGCGACTCGGTCCTCACATGGCTACTCAAGGAGAGCCTGGGAGGAAACTCAAAGACGGCCATGATTGCGGCCATCTCGCCGGCCGACTACGATGAGACTCTCAGCACACTTCGATATGCCGATGCTGCCAAGCGGATCAAGACCCACGCTGTGGTCAACGAGGACCCCAACGCCAAGCTTATCCGtgagctcaaggaggagctcgaggtcctGCGTAGCCGCGTCAGTGCTGGTGCAACCAACGGCGAGGCAACATACGATCCAGACATCCCGCCTGAGAAGCAGATTGTGACATACAAGACAAAGCAAGGCGATATCCGAACTGTGaccaagctcgagctccaAGACCAACTGGAAGCCTCAGAAAAGCTCATGGACAGCCTCAACCTCACATGGGAAGAGAAGCTGGCGGAGACGCAAAAGATTCATCTTGAGCGAGAGAAGGCGTTGGAGGATTTGGGCATCACCGTCGAGAAGGAT ATGGTAGGCGTGCATGCTCCGCAGAAGTTCCCGTCACTAGTCAACCTCAACGAAGACCCTCTCATGTCCGAGTGTCTCATCTACCAGCTCAAACCCGGCACAACGATCGCAGGAAGTGTCGACAGCGGCAAGGCGCAAGTCAAGTTGTCGGGCTCGCACATCGCGGAAGAGCACTGTACCTTTGTCAACACCGATGGTGAGGTCACCCTCGAGGTGGTCGGGGACGCATTGACATAT GTCAATGGCAAGCGCGTACCCCCAAGTGCG CCTATCAAGTTACACCACGGCTACCGAGTAATCTTGGGCGACTTCCATGTGTTCCGATTCAACGACCCCGCCGGGGTCCGAGCTCACAGAGCAAGGATGTCTGGCATGTGGTCAAACGGCGTTACGGAGCCTGGGACGCCTGTTCGCTCGGACTCGCCTGCCCAGCCGGTGGAGCTCATGGACTGGACAGCCGCGCGTCGTGAGGTGGCGGACATTGAGTCGCTGGGCAATGAGGACTTGGACAAGCTCTTTGACGACATT GTCAAAGTCCGAACACTGCGAGGGCGACCAGATAGCCGCTTGGACCTGACCGAGATTGAATCCCGGTTCATGGGCTCCGTGGCCGGCGACTCGGTCGACGTGTTTGCGAACCTGAGGGACTGGGACCACAATGGAACAGCAAGCATTGCTGGCCACGATCTGGACAACGCAGACAAGgtcacgctcgtcgacggtgaAACTGGCTCACGAAGCGATGCCCGCTCGAGCATGAGGTTGTCTGACGAGTCCTCACTTGAACAGCAAGCTTTGACAAAACAGCTCCGAACCCTGGCGCAGGAGGTCAAGCGCATCCGCTCGCaggcggccgtggcgcgtGCTCGGGGTCTCTCCATCCCCGAGGTGGCTGCCTGGTCACCGAGGGAGATGGTTCTGGCTCGCAAGGCCGCGGATCAGTGGAAGAAGCTCCACAACTTTGGCATGGCGGAGGAGATCCTGCGTTATGCAGCCGACATTCGCGAGGCCAACGTCATTGC AAAACAGATGAAGAAACGCATCTCCTACAACTTTGTGATCCTGGATGGCCTTGTGGCGTCGCCCACCTCTGCGCTGGATGACCTTGGAGGGATTATCGAGTTTGATGATGTTTCGGACACATGTGCGGCCACGACTGGGCCCAGG ccagccatcTACTCTTGGAACCTCTGCCGcttccagcagcagcttgcTCGTATGAGGCAGGTCCTGGCCATCAAGGACAGGCCAAACTACTCGGTGCACCTGAGTCTTGGTGCGCCGTTTGGCGATAGCCCCACCCCAAGCTTCTCATACATCGGAAGCGCGAGAGCCCCACTCCAGCTCCTGGCCCAGCAAGTATCCTACTCTGTCACTGTCCCCATCTTCTGCGCCTACACCATGGAGGCCATTGGCTCGTGCAGAGTCCACTTCAAGTGCTCtgccccctcgtcgcgctccggcGTGTCAACGCCCGAGTCGTCGGGCCCCATCGTCCAGTCCTTCCCCTTCAGCCACAAGTTCTCCTTCACCGTCACGATTGATACAGTCAAGGGCCTCACATCAGCCGACTTTACTGAAGTTCATGCGCAGACTCGGCTCTCGTCCTTGGTCGGCCCGGCCATCGCCTCGGAGGACACGTTTGCCTCGCTCCccgtcaacctcgagcaGGCTTCGGTCTCGCACCTTGCCCTGCGCCGGACGCTGTCGGTTCTCGTGACCTCGGACATGGTCGCCCACTTCACCTCGGGCTACGCCTCGGTCGAGTTCTTTGCCCGCGTTCGCGCTCCctacctcgagcgcctcgagcgctTTGACGTGATCAAGGAgacaccaccggcgccgcctcccgcGGCAGGAGACCTAACGCCCAACGGCTCTGACCCCGAGCGCCCGCTCATGCGCCGTGCCGAGACCGAGTTTGTCACCGCAGAGACCCACGATATCCTCGCTTCGGTTGAGATTCTCGAGATGAGCCATGATGGCGAGTATACGGCtaccgacgtcgaggacgacctcgtccagctGCATCTTGGTGTCCAGCGACAGCTCGCTGTCACATTTACCCACGCGTCGGGCCGAGCGCTCAGATGGTCCAAGGTTGTGCACGCCTCGGCAGGCGACATCCGAGTGGTCACCTCAGACGGCGAGCCCTGCCGGGTGAGCGCTGCCGACGTCAATATGCAGATGGCGTCGCAGGCGACATTCCTCTCGGACGGAACGTCACGCCTCACGGCACGCGGTACCTGGGATTCCGCGGCCCACCACTGTATCCAGCTCGATCGCCGTACGCCCGCGGCGGACCACGTTGTCGTTCGCCTCACGTTCATGATCGAGGTGGAGGGTGTTGACGAGCCCATTGTGCTCGAGATTGATCTCAAGACGCGCGTGATCAGCCGCGACGCGAGACGGTCGTCGATTCGCCTGATCTGGCGACCCAGACCAGTGTCCAACGTCGTGTCCATGTTTGCAGTGGActtgacgccgccgttggcgcgTACTGCCCGCGAGCTGTGGCGCCTTGACACTGCCAAGAAACCGGTGCCCGGGGACAACCTCCTCACAGGCTGGCGCCCGCGTAGCATTGCGCTTGTACGCGACTATGTTGCGCTGACCCGGGTTCGCCGCTTGATCGCCGACGTCCAGACTTCGAGAActgtcctcgagcttgctGGCATTGTCGACGCTACcaagtcgagcgaggcggtGCAACAAGAGCTCCTTGCCAAGTATCTCAGCCTGTGGCAGCACGAGATGGACACGAGGCTTGAG TTTGACGTTGAGCGCGAGACGGATGCGGAGAAGGAAATGTCAAACAGGCTGCGGCGTCTTGTGCCAGACCTGGAGCCGAGGCTAGTCCCCACGGTGCGCCACGTTACTCCAAA TGAGAGCATCATCAAGCGGGGTACTCTATCACTTCTCAAAGACTCGAGGAAGAACCGTTGGGAGGAGGCACAGGCTGTGCTTCGGCC GCCATATCTCCACCTGCACCCCGACGTCACCAAGAGGGAAACGCAAGTGATCAACATTGCTGATGCTTCCGTGGTGGCGAGCCCCGATGTGGAGATGCTTCTGGGT cgacgacacgcaTTCACGGTCTACACGCAGACCAACTCGTACATTGTCCAGGCCGTGTCTGCGCGTGAGCTCGAGGAGTGGATCACGGTCATTGGCAAGCAACAGCGTCGAGGCTGA
- the unc-104_3 gene encoding Kinesin-like protein: MTSNSVAVFEGRVHGRGTVTPRFHYSWGILKTTAAAAATLWFGIMLEPPTRPFNPLTQPSTLVLTTTEEECAFTSPNHTTSLPHDTILPSLSLPPPRTLHHSVILLRALRAPYLFSCPGVTSKSSSELARGAKGLIRMEGHRTILEPPDHPSYWSAGSRDDDNYASQKTLYDDLGVDLLDHSFEGFNTCIFALQMGRPADGPDKGIIPLTTSELFNRVEQQSKKHANLSYSVEVSYMEIYNEKVRDLLNPKNKGNLKVREHPSLGPYVEDLSKLVVENYNQMITLMDEGNKARTVASTNMNETSSRSHAVFTLILTQKRYDPDTKMTGEKVSKISLVDLAGSERQASTGATGTRLKEGANINKSLTTLGKVIAALAQASNTAAAGGKKKKEEFVPYRDSVLTWLLKESLGGNSKTAMIAAISPADYDETLSTLRYADAAKRIKTHAVVNEDPNAKLIRELKEELEVLRSRVSAGATNGEATYDPDIPPEKQIVTYKTKQGDIRTVTKLELQDQLEASEKLMDSLNLTWEEKLAETQKIHLEREKALEDLGITVEKDVRGTGVPGKGTTYVAQMVGVHAPQKFPSLVNLNEDPLMSECLIYQLKPGTTIAGSVDSGKAQVKLSGSHIAEEHCTFVNTDGEVTLEVVGDALTYVNGKRVPPSAPIKLHHGYRVILGDFHVFRFNDPAGVRAHRARMSGMWSNGVTEPGTPVRSDSPAQPVELMDWTAARREVADIESLGNEDLDKLFDDIVKVRTLRGRPDSRLDLTEIESRFMGSVAGDSVDVFANLRDWDHNGTASIAGHDLDNADKVTLVDGETGSRSDARSSMRLSDESSLEQQALTKQLRTLAQEVKRIRSQAAVARARGLSIPEVAAWSPREMVLARKAADQWKKLHNFGMAEEILRYAADIREANVIAKQMKKRISYNFVILDGLVASPTSALDDLGGIIEFDDVSDTCAATTGPRVMVKVIDHESTCELVPGRALTQPAIYSWNLCRFQQQLARMRQVLAIKDRPNYSVHLSLGAPFGDSPTPSFSYIGSARAPLQLLAQQVSYSVTVPIFCAYTMEAIGSCRVHFKCSAPSSRSGVSTPESSGPIVQSFPFSHKFSFTVTIDTVKGLTSADFTEVHAQTRLSSLVGPAIASEDTFASLPVNLEQASVSHLALRRTLSVLVTSDMVAHFTSGYASVEFFARVRAPYLERLERFDVIKETPPAPPPAAGDLTPNGSDPERPLMRRAETEFVTAETHDILASVEILEMSHDGEYTATDVEDDLVQLHLGVQRQLAVTFTHASGRALRWSKVVHASAGDIRVVTSDGEPCRVSAADVNMQMASQATFLSDGTSRLTARGTWDSAAHHCIQLDRRTPAADHVVVRLTFMIEVEGVDEPIVLEIDLKTRVISRDARRSSIRLIWRPRPVSNVVSMFAVDLTPPLARTARELWRLDTAKKPVPGDNLLTGWRPRSIALVRDYVALTRVRRLIADVQTSRTVLELAGIVDATKSSEAVQQELLAKYLSLWQHEMDTRLEFDVERETDAEKEMSNRLRRLVPDLEPRLVPTVRHVTPNESIIKRGTLSLLKDSRKNRWEEAQAVLRPPYLHLHPDVTKRETQVINIADASVVASPDVEMLLGRRHAFTVYTQTNSYIVQAVSARELEEWITVIGKQQRRG; encoded by the exons ATGACCTCGAACTCTGTAGCGGTGTTTGAGGGGAGGGTGCAcggt CGAGGCACGGTTACCCCGCGTTTCCACTATAGCTGGGGTATTTTGAAGACgacagctgctgctgcagcaacCTTGTGGTTTGGGATTATGCTCGAGCCGCCAACTCGACCCTTCAACCCTCTCACTCAACCCTCAACCCTCGTGCTGACaacgaccgaggaggagtgTGCTTTCACGAGTCCCAACCACACCACCTCTCTCCCACACGACACCATCTTGCCTtctctctccctccctcctcctcgcactCTTCATCATTCGGTCATCTTGCTGAGAGCCCTCCGGGCTCCCTATCTCTTCTCATGTCCGGGGGTAACatcaaagtcgtcgtccg AGCTGGCTCGCGGAGCCAAGGGCCTCATCCGCATGGAAGGCCATCGGACCATCCTTGAGCCCCCAGATCACCCT TCATACTGGTCGGCTGGCTCGCGTGACGATGACAACTATGCGTCGCAGAAGACCCTGtacgacgacctcggcgttgacctcctcgaccacagTTTCGAGGGCTTCAACACGTGTATCTTTGCTT TGCAGATGGGCAGACCGGCAG ATGGGCCCGACAAGGGTATCATTCCGCTCACAACGTCGGAGCTCTTCaaccgcgtcgagcagcagtcGAAGAAGCACGCCAACCTCTCGTACTCGGTCGAGGTGTCTTACATGGAGATTTATAATGAGAA AGTGCGAGATCTGCTCAACCCGAAGAACAAGGGCAACCTCAAGGTTCGAGAACATCCCTCTTTGGGCCCCTATGTCGAAGACTTGAGCAAGCTGGTCGTGGAGAATTATAATCAAATGATCACCTTAATGGACGAGGGAAACAAG GCTCGAACAGTAGCATCAACCAACATGAACGAGACCTCTTCTCGTTCACATGCCGTGTTCACCCTGATT CTCACGCAGAAACGTTATGACCCCGATACCAAGATGACGGGCGAGAAGGTGTCCAAGATTTCGTTGGTCGACCTGGCGGGTAGCGAGAGGCAGGCGTCTACCGGCGCGACC GGGACACGACTGAAGGAGGGTGCGAACATCAACAAGTCACTCACCACCCTGGGCAAGGTCATTGCGGCTCTGGCACAGGCCAGCAACACGGCTGCGGCGGGTGgaaagaagaagaaggaggagttTGTGCCCTACCGCGACTCGGTCCTCACATGGCTACTCAAGGAGAGCCTGGGAGGAAACTCAAAGACGGCCATGATTGCGGCCATCTCGCCGGCCGACTACGATGAGACTCTCAGCACACTTCGATATGCCGATGCTGCCAAGCGGATCAAGACCCACGCTGTGGTCAACGAGGACCCCAACGCCAAGCTTATCCGtgagctcaaggaggagctcgaggtcctGCGTAGCCGCGTCAGTGCTGGTGCAACCAACGGCGAGGCAACATACGATCCAGACATCCCGCCTGAGAAGCAGATTGTGACATACAAGACAAAGCAAGGCGATATCCGAACTGTGaccaagctcgagctccaAGACCAACTGGAAGCCTCAGAAAAGCTCATGGACAGCCTCAACCTCACATGGGAAGAGAAGCTGGCGGAGACGCAAAAGATTCATCTTGAGCGAGAGAAGGCGTTGGAGGATTTGGGCATCACCGTCGAGAAGGATGTGAGGGGGACAGGTGTGCCGGGGAAGGGCACAACTTACGTCGCGCAGATGGTAGGCGTGCATGCTCCGCAGAAGTTCCCGTCACTAGTCAACCTCAACGAAGACCCTCTCATGTCCGAGTGTCTCATCTACCAGCTCAAACCCGGCACAACGATCGCAGGAAGTGTCGACAGCGGCAAGGCGCAAGTCAAGTTGTCGGGCTCGCACATCGCGGAAGAGCACTGTACCTTTGTCAACACCGATGGTGAGGTCACCCTCGAGGTGGTCGGGGACGCATTGACATAT GTCAATGGCAAGCGCGTACCCCCAAGTGCG CCTATCAAGTTACACCACGGCTACCGAGTAATCTTGGGCGACTTCCATGTGTTCCGATTCAACGACCCCGCCGGGGTCCGAGCTCACAGAGCAAGGATGTCTGGCATGTGGTCAAACGGCGTTACGGAGCCTGGGACGCCTGTTCGCTCGGACTCGCCTGCCCAGCCGGTGGAGCTCATGGACTGGACAGCCGCGCGTCGTGAGGTGGCGGACATTGAGTCGCTGGGCAATGAGGACTTGGACAAGCTCTTTGACGACATT GTCAAAGTCCGAACACTGCGAGGGCGACCAGATAGCCGCTTGGACCTGACCGAGATTGAATCCCGGTTCATGGGCTCCGTGGCCGGCGACTCGGTCGACGTGTTTGCGAACCTGAGGGACTGGGACCACAATGGAACAGCAAGCATTGCTGGCCACGATCTGGACAACGCAGACAAGgtcacgctcgtcgacggtgaAACTGGCTCACGAAGCGATGCCCGCTCGAGCATGAGGTTGTCTGACGAGTCCTCACTTGAACAGCAAGCTTTGACAAAACAGCTCCGAACCCTGGCGCAGGAGGTCAAGCGCATCCGCTCGCaggcggccgtggcgcgtGCTCGGGGTCTCTCCATCCCCGAGGTGGCTGCCTGGTCACCGAGGGAGATGGTTCTGGCTCGCAAGGCCGCGGATCAGTGGAAGAAGCTCCACAACTTTGGCATGGCGGAGGAGATCCTGCGTTATGCAGCCGACATTCGCGAGGCCAACGTCATTGC AAAACAGATGAAGAAACGCATCTCCTACAACTTTGTGATCCTGGATGGCCTTGTGGCGTCGCCCACCTCTGCGCTGGATGACCTTGGAGGGATTATCGAGTTTGATGATGTTTCGGACACATGTGCGGCCACGACTGGGCCCAGGGTGATGGTCAAAGTCATTGACCATGAATCGACATGTGAGCTCGTTCCCGGTCGAGCTCTaacccagccagccatcTACTCTTGGAACCTCTGCCGcttccagcagcagcttgcTCGTATGAGGCAGGTCCTGGCCATCAAGGACAGGCCAAACTACTCGGTGCACCTGAGTCTTGGTGCGCCGTTTGGCGATAGCCCCACCCCAAGCTTCTCATACATCGGAAGCGCGAGAGCCCCACTCCAGCTCCTGGCCCAGCAAGTATCCTACTCTGTCACTGTCCCCATCTTCTGCGCCTACACCATGGAGGCCATTGGCTCGTGCAGAGTCCACTTCAAGTGCTCtgccccctcgtcgcgctccggcGTGTCAACGCCCGAGTCGTCGGGCCCCATCGTCCAGTCCTTCCCCTTCAGCCACAAGTTCTCCTTCACCGTCACGATTGATACAGTCAAGGGCCTCACATCAGCCGACTTTACTGAAGTTCATGCGCAGACTCGGCTCTCGTCCTTGGTCGGCCCGGCCATCGCCTCGGAGGACACGTTTGCCTCGCTCCccgtcaacctcgagcaGGCTTCGGTCTCGCACCTTGCCCTGCGCCGGACGCTGTCGGTTCTCGTGACCTCGGACATGGTCGCCCACTTCACCTCGGGCTACGCCTCGGTCGAGTTCTTTGCCCGCGTTCGCGCTCCctacctcgagcgcctcgagcgctTTGACGTGATCAAGGAgacaccaccggcgccgcctcccgcGGCAGGAGACCTAACGCCCAACGGCTCTGACCCCGAGCGCCCGCTCATGCGCCGTGCCGAGACCGAGTTTGTCACCGCAGAGACCCACGATATCCTCGCTTCGGTTGAGATTCTCGAGATGAGCCATGATGGCGAGTATACGGCtaccgacgtcgaggacgacctcgtccagctGCATCTTGGTGTCCAGCGACAGCTCGCTGTCACATTTACCCACGCGTCGGGCCGAGCGCTCAGATGGTCCAAGGTTGTGCACGCCTCGGCAGGCGACATCCGAGTGGTCACCTCAGACGGCGAGCCCTGCCGGGTGAGCGCTGCCGACGTCAATATGCAGATGGCGTCGCAGGCGACATTCCTCTCGGACGGAACGTCACGCCTCACGGCACGCGGTACCTGGGATTCCGCGGCCCACCACTGTATCCAGCTCGATCGCCGTACGCCCGCGGCGGACCACGTTGTCGTTCGCCTCACGTTCATGATCGAGGTGGAGGGTGTTGACGAGCCCATTGTGCTCGAGATTGATCTCAAGACGCGCGTGATCAGCCGCGACGCGAGACGGTCGTCGATTCGCCTGATCTGGCGACCCAGACCAGTGTCCAACGTCGTGTCCATGTTTGCAGTGGActtgacgccgccgttggcgcgTACTGCCCGCGAGCTGTGGCGCCTTGACACTGCCAAGAAACCGGTGCCCGGGGACAACCTCCTCACAGGCTGGCGCCCGCGTAGCATTGCGCTTGTACGCGACTATGTTGCGCTGACCCGGGTTCGCCGCTTGATCGCCGACGTCCAGACTTCGAGAActgtcctcgagcttgctGGCATTGTCGACGCTACcaagtcgagcgaggcggtGCAACAAGAGCTCCTTGCCAAGTATCTCAGCCTGTGGCAGCACGAGATGGACACGAGGCTTGAG TTTGACGTTGAGCGCGAGACGGATGCGGAGAAGGAAATGTCAAACAGGCTGCGGCGTCTTGTGCCAGACCTGGAGCCGAGGCTAGTCCCCACGGTGCGCCACGTTACTCCAAA TGAGAGCATCATCAAGCGGGGTACTCTATCACTTCTCAAAGACTCGAGGAAGAACCGTTGGGAGGAGGCACAGGCTGTGCTTCGGCC GCCATATCTCCACCTGCACCCCGACGTCACCAAGAGGGAAACGCAAGTGATCAACATTGCTGATGCTTCCGTGGTGGCGAGCCCCGATGTGGAGATGCTTCTGGGT cgacgacacgcaTTCACGGTCTACACGCAGACCAACTCGTACATTGTCCAGGCCGTGTCTGCGCGTGAGCTCGAGGAGTGGATCACGGTCATTGGCAAGCAACAGCGTCGAGGCTGA